The DNA segment GCACAGAATTTTCAGCATTTGCAGAAACGCCCGTCTGTCCTGTGGTGCAATAGGTGTTTACCCTCGATCGCCTGCTGCGCATGATCGTCCGCGACCGCCCCACCGGCTTCAACCTTTTCCTCATCCTGCGCGGTTCCGTGCTGCAGCGCATCCGATGGGTGCTGTGCCTGAACATCGTGCTGGCCGTGCTGGTCACCTACGCACATGGCAATCTGTTCGATCTCAAGATCACCGTCACGCCCATCCCGTTCACGCTGATCGGCCTGCCCTTGGCCATTTTTCTGGGCTTCCGCAACACCACGGCCTACAACCGTTTCTGGGAAGGGCGCAAGCTCTGGGGCGAGCTGGTGATCTGCGCCCGCACGCTGTCGCGCCAATGCCAGAACTTCATCCGCGTGCCTGTGGTACTGGACCCCCGCAACCGCGTGGGAGATGTGCGGGTGCGCATGGTGCACCGTGCGATTGCCCATGCGCATGCGCTGCGTTCCCAGCTGCGCGGTCACCAGGACGACGGGGCACTGGAACGCTGGCTGACGGCCGAGGAGTGGTTTGCCATGCGCAACCACCCGCTGAATTTCCGCTCCGATGCGCTGATGCTGGCCAACGGCCATGACCTGAGCGACTGCCTGCGCAAAGGCTGGATAGACCCGGTGCTGGCCGCCCAGATCGACAACACCTTCACCGCGATGACGGCTGCGGCCGCATCCTGTGAACGCATACGCCACACGCCGATTCCGTTTTCGTACATGCTGCTGCTGCACCGCACGGCCTATATGTACTGCTTTCTGCTGCCGTTCGGCCTGGTGGACACCACGGGCTTCATGACGCCGTTTGTGGTGGGCATCGTGGCCTATACCTTCTTTGGTCTGGACGCGCTGGGTGACGAGCTGGAAGAGCCCTTCGGTGTGGAAAGCAACGACCTGCCGCTGGATGCCTTCTGCCGCGGCATCGAGATCAGCCTGTGCCAGTCGCTGGGTGACCCCGAGCCACCGCAGCCGCTGCAGCCGCTGGAGTACCGGCTGACCTGAGGGGCGGCTTCCTTCTTCCCTGCATAAAAAAACGGACCCCAGGGGAGGGGCCCGTGCCAAAAGCGGCCGGTGGGCTGCAGTGCGCAGTGCCGGCCGCGAGGGATGCGGGGTGCGCTGGGCTTATTCCATCACGCCTGCGGTCTCGCGCATGCGGGCCGACACTTCGCCCAGATGGTGCAGGCTGTCGCCGTAGGTCATCTCCAGCTGGGTCAGTTTCTTGAAGTGGTGGCTGATGATGTACTCGTCCGTCACACCGATGCCGCCATGCAGTTGCACGGCCTGCTGGCCGACGTAGCGCATGGACTGGCCCAGTTGCACGCGGGCGCGGGCGATGGAGCGGCGGCGGGTTTCGGCCGGCTGGCCCAGTTGCAGGCTGGCGTAGTAGCTCATGGAACGGCCCAGTTCCAGCTGCATCTTCATATCGGCGGAGCGGTGGCGCAGGGCCTGGAAGCTGGCGATCGCCACACCGAACTGCTTGCGCTGGTTCAGGTAGTCGGCCGTGGTCAGCAGGGCCTGCTCCATCACCCCCACGGCTTCGGCGCAGACGCTGGCGCTGCCAACGTCCACCGCCAGTTCCAGCGCTGACAGGCCGTCGGTGGTGACCAGGGTGGCAGGGCTGCCGTTGCACTGCAGCTCGGCAGCACGGCTGCCGTCCTGGGTGCCGTAGCCCTGGGTGCTCACGCCCTCGGCCGAAGCTTCCACCAGGAACAGCGCCTGCTGGCCGTCCAGCAGAGCGGGCACCAGAAAGGCATCGGCCTTGTCGCCAATGGGCACGATGCTCTTGCGGGCGGTCACTGCATAGCCCGCACCGTTCCTGGTGGCCTGGGCCTCGCAGCGGTCAAGGCGGTAGCGTGCCCTGCGTTCCTGCTGGGCCAGCACCACGATGGACTCGCCGGCCGCAACGCGCGGCAGCCACTGGGCCTGCACGGCTTCGGGGGCAAACTGGCCGAGCACGGCGCCGGTGATGAAGGCCTGGGCCAGTGGCTCCAGCACCATGCCGCGGCCGAGTTCCTCCATCACCACCATGGCGTCAACGGCGCCCAGGCCCAGGCCGCCATGGGCTTCAGGCACGGTCAGGGCCGTCAGGCCCAGGTCGGCCAGTTCGGCCCAGGTATCGCGTGAAAAGCCACCGGCCTTCACCGCCGCACGGCGGTGCTCGAAGGTGTAGGCCTTGTCCACCCAGCGGCGCACGGCATCGCGCAGTTGCTGCTGGTCTTCGGAAAAATTGAAATCCATAAATCTCTCCTGGTGCTGTCATCCCGGGCGGCGCCGCCGCATGGGGTGTCCAGCAAAGCTCTGTCTGGCGCCCTCCCCGAGGGGGGCGTGGGGGAGCCGTCCCGCTGTGCGCAGCGCGGACGGCGGTGGGGCATCAGCCGAGCACCGTCTGCGCGACGATGTTGCGCTGCACTTCGTTGGAGCCCCCGTAGATCGTGGTCTTGCGCATATTGAAGTAGCTGGAAGCCAGCGGGGCCAGGCCCACCGTGCCGCCGGGGAAGTCGCCCTGCCAGCCGGCTTCCATGGCCTCGTAGACCAAGGGCAGGCTGTAGGGGCCGCCGGCCAGCATCAGCAGCTCGGTGTAGCGTTGCTGGATCTCGCTGCCCTTGATCTTCAGCAGACCGGCAATGTCCAGCGGGTTCTTGCCGCTCTTTTCGGCCGACAGCACGCGCAGCACCAGCATCTCCAGTGCCACCACGTCCACTTCCAGCAGGGCGATCTGGTCGCGGAAACGCGGGTCTTCCCACACGCCTTCGGCCCGGGCCACGCGCTTGAGGCGCTCCAGTTCACGCTTGGCGCGGTTCACGTCGGCAATATTGGTGCGTTCGTGTGCCAGCAGGTGCTTGGCGTAGGTCCAGCCCTTGTTCTCTTCACCGATCAGTTGGTCGGCAGGCACCTTCACGTTGTCAAAGAAGACTTCGTTGACTTCGCATTCGCCATCCAGCAGCTTGATGGGGCGCACCGTCACACCGGGCGACTTCATGTCGATCAGCAGGAAGCTGATGCCGGTCTGCGGCTTGCCTTCGTTGCTGGTGCGCACCAGGTTGAACATCCAGTCGCCATGCTGGCCCAGCGTGGTCCAGGTCTTCTGGCCGTTGACGATGTAGAAGTCACCCTGGCGCTCGGCGCGCGTCTTCACACTGGCCAGGTCCGAACCTGAACCCGGCTCGCTGTAGCCCTGGCTCCACCAGACTTCGCCGCTGGCAATGCCGGGCAGAAAGCGCTGCTGCTGCGCCGGCGTGCCAAAGGCCTGGATCACCGGGGCCACCATCACCGGCCCGAAGGGCACGATGCTGGGGGCGCCGGCCTTGGCCAGTTCTTCGGCGAACAGGTGCTTTTGCACCGCAGTCCAGCCGGGGCCGCCAAATTCCTTGGGCCAGCCATAGGCCAGCCAACCCTTTTTGCCCAGGGTCTTGGCCCAGCCCTGGATGTCGTCGCGCGTCAGGCGCAGGCCTTCGCGGACCTTGCGGGCGGCGGCGGGGTCCAGGTGCTCGTGTATCCAGGCGCGGACTTCCTCGCGGAAGGCCTGCTCTTCGGGCGTGAATGCCAAATCCATGCTGCGGTCTCCTTGTAATGCAAGGTTTTTAGCATGGTCGTTCGCTGCCGCCATGTCGGGGCGGCGACAGCCTAGGGTGAGTCCGGAGTCAGATTTCGGCTGGCGGGTTCTGCTCTGCAGAATCCATGCCACTGTGGGGCACCGGCGCTTCCACTCCCAGGGCGCTGCACAGCTGCTGCACGGTGGCGCGCAGCAGTGCCACTTCGGCTTCCAGTGCGGCCAGGCGCTGGGCGGTGGCGCCGTCGGACGGGGCGGCACTACCGGCTTCACTGGCCGCGGCCAGGGCGCTGACATCCACCTCTCCGCACAGCAGGTGCGCCCAGCGTGCTTCCCGGGCGCCGGGGGCGCGCGGCAGCAGCACCACCAGCGGACCGCCTTTTTCCTCGCTGCGGTCGCGCAGCTCTTCCAGGAAGGCCTCGACCGAGCCGATATCGGCAAAGCGGTGCCAGCGCTCGGTGTTGATGCGCAGCTCGCCAGCCGTCTGCGGGCCGCGCAGCATCAGCAGGCCCAGGATGGCGCTGGCCTGGCTGGGCACGCCCACTACCCGCTCGAAATTGTGTTCCCAGCGGGTGGCGCGCTGGCCGCTGGCTTCCATCACCAGGTGGCGCTGGCGCAGCTCGTCCAGGGCGGCCTGGATGTCGCCTTCGCTCAGCTGCATCACCGGCGCGCGGCTGGTCTTCTGGTTGCAGCCCGATTGCAGGCTGTTCACCGTGAGCGGATAGCTGTCCGGTACGGTGCGGGCTTTCTCCATCAGCGTGGCAAGCACACGGGCGGCGTGGGGCGACAAAGGCTGAGCGCGGTGGTCGAATGGCATGGCTGGGATAATTCGCAGGAAATGAAAAACATCGTGATTTTGATCTCTGGCGGCGGCTCCAACATGGCAGCCATCGTACGGGCTGCCCAGCAACAGGAGTGGGCGCGCCGTCTGGACGCCCGCGTGGCCGCCGTCATCAGCAACAAGGCCGATGCCCAAGGCCTGGTTTTTGCCCGTGAGCATGGCATTGCCACGGCAGTGCTGAACCACAAGGATTTCGACAGCCGCGAAGCGTTTGATGCGGCGCTGGCCCAGCAGATCGACAGCCATGAACCGGCGCTGGTGGTGCTGGCCGGCTTCATGCGCATTCTCACGCCCGGATTCGTGAACCATTTTGCCGGGCGGCTGCTGAATATCCACCCTTCGCTGCTGCCGGCATTTCCGGGCTTGCATACGCACCAGCGTGCCATTGAGGCGGGCTGCAAGTTTGCCGGTGCGACCGTGCACCAGGTGACGGCCGAGCTGGATGTGGGGCCCATTCTGGACCAGGCCGTGGTGCCGGTACTGCCGGAGGACACCCCCCAGACCCTGGCCGCACGGGTGCTGACGCAGGAACACATCATCTACCCGCGTGCCGTGGCGCACTTTCTGCGCCATCTGTAACGGCGGTGGTCGGGAGGCTCTCCGGCTGGAGCCCGCTGCCATCGACCACGTTGTGCCCCTAGTCCACCCCCGGAAACGGGGTGACGTTCCTCCACGCCGCTCACCTGCGGCGCAGAGGGAAGCCAGAACTCAGACCGTATAGCTGTAGGTGCTGCGGGCTGCGGCGGGTTCGCCGCTGGCGGCTTGGTAGGCACGGTGGGCGGTGGCCAACAGGGCGTTGCGGGCATTCTGGGTCCAGCTCTCGGCGGATTGCTTGAGCTGATCGACCACGTTGAGGGCCGCATCGGCGGCGTCTTCGGCGGCGCCGGCCAGGCGTTCGGCCAGGGACACGGTGCCGTCTTCATTGGTGTCCAGTTCGTCGTAGACGGTGGTGGTCGAGCCCCCTGCGCCGCCGGCTCCCCCGACACCGCTGGCTGCAGCCGTGCCCGTGCTGTCGCTGTCGGATTCCATGCTGGCACTGGCCTGGGCGGGCGGTGGTGGCGGCATGCCGCCGGCGTTCTGGGGTCGGGCGGCATCGAATTCGGCCTGGCTCAGGCTGCCGTCGTCGTCGCTGTCGAGCTGGCTGAACAGGGCCGCTGCGTCTTCCTCGCTCACGCTCTCCTGGCCGTTCATCTTCTGCAGCAGCGCCGTCAGCTCGTCGCTGCTCACATCGCCGCTGCCGTCGCTGTCCACCTTGCTGAACAGGTCATCGCTCTGGCCCGCGCCGTGCGATTGCGCGAAATCCATGGTGGAGCGGGGTGGCGGCAGCATGCTGGGCAGTGCGGCTTCGAGCTCGTCGGTGCTCAGACTGCCGTCTCCGTTGCTGTCGCTGCTGGACAACAGGTCCTTGGCGCTGCTGCCGCCGGATTGGCCGGTGCGGCTGCCGATGTCATCCATCAGCGACTGCAGCTCGGTCTCATTCAGGCTGCCATCGCCGTCGGCATCAAAGTTGGCCGAGAGTTTTTCTGCGAGCTTGGCGCTTTGCTGGCTGCGCTGGCTCTGTATCGCCGAACTCCACGCATTGCTGCTGCCCAGACTGGAAATGCTGGTCATGGGAGGTCCTTTCAAGAAGATCCAGCCCGCCAGCGGCCTGCATGCCCTCTGCCGCAGACATGGCTGCGAGGTGAACCGCTGCACATGCTGAGGCCGCCGCGTAAACCGTTGTTGTCCTGTTTGTACGGCAGTCGCTACAAAGCGCGTTGTAAGCCCCTGAACTGTCTATGGGGCATCCTTTCTTTCCTCCCATACCAAGCGAAGCACGTCCTTACACTGGCCTCCTGTTGACGCGGAAATGCAAGGAGTGAGCACGCGATGTACCGAATCTTGGTGGTGGATGACGATGAAGAGATTACGACGCTGCTCAGCCAATACATGGAGCGTTTTGGCTTTGAAGTGCATGTGGCCAGCGATGGCGCCAGCATGCACAGCCAGCTCAAGGCCCATGCCATCGATCTGGTGGTGATGGACGTGATGCTGCCCGGTGTCGATGGCCTGACCTTGGCCCGCTTGCTGCGCCAGCAGTCGCAGATGCCCATCATCATGCTGACCGCGCGTGCCGAATCCTATGACTGCGTGGTGGGGCTGGAGCTGGGCGCCGACGATTACATGGGCAAGCCCTTCGAGCCGCGCGAACTGGTGGCCCGCATCCACAGTGTGATGCGCCGCCAGGCCACGGCCCAGGCCGATACCAGCCAGGCCGCGAATGTGCGTTTCGATGCCTGGACCTTGCAGCGCCTGGAGCGCCAGGTGGTGGATCCGCAGGGCACGGTGGTGCCACTGTCGTATGCGGAATACCGTCTGCTGTGCACCTTGCTGGAAGCGCCACGCCGTGTCTTCAGCCGCGAGCAACTGCTGGAGCAGGCCCGGGGGCGCAGCATGGACAGCCTGGACCGCAGCGTGGACCTGCTGATCTCGCGCCTGCGCCACAAGCTGGGTGAGGACGGGCCTTCGCTGATCAAGACCGTGCGGGGGGCTGGCTACATGCTGGACGCCCGCCAGATCCAGGCCTGCGTGGCATGAGTCCGGTGTCTGCACCTGCCGCTGACGGGCAGGGGCCTGCCGCCGCGCCCAGCGTGGCGCCACCGGCACTGGGCTGGGCTGACCGGCTGCGCAGGCTGCTGCAGCGGCTGCGGCGCGGGCCGGATACGCTGTTCGGCCGGCTGGCCTGCCTGCTGGCCGTGGTGGTGGTGGCCAGCCATCTGCTGGCGCTGTCGCTGATGTTCGAGCTGCGCGGGCCTCCGCCGCCCCCGCCTCAGCCGCCGATGCCGCCGCAGCAGGTCCAGGGCGAGACCCTGAGCAACCCCATCACCGTGACCAACGAGAAATCCTATGTGGTGCGCCGTGGACTGCCGCTGCAGTTGCAGCCGGAAGGGCGACCGTTGCCGCCGCAAAAAGAACCCCAGCGTTCGCTGTGGGCCTTTGTGCTGGACGTGGGCTTTCGCCTGTCGGCGCTGCTGATCGCAACCTGGTTCGGCGCGCGTTGGCTGGCCACTCCCATGCTGCGCCTGGCGGCGGCGGCGCGGGAGCTGGGGGGCAATATCAACCGCCCTCCACTGCCCGAGACGGGCACCGTGGAATGCCGCGAGGCCAGCCGTGTGTTCAATCAGATGCAGGACCGCATCCGCCAGCAGCTGCAGGACCGTGACCGACTGGTGGCGGCTGTCTCGCACGATCTGCGCACGCCGCTGACCCGGCTGCGCCTGCGTGCCGAGCTGCTGGACGACCATCACACCAACCTCGAATTCCAGCGCGACATTGCCGAGATGGACGCCATGATCCAGGACACGCTGGACTATCTGCGCGGCCAGGCCCAGGCCACGCCCATGGTGCGCGTGCAGGTGCAGGCCTTGCTGGAAAGCGTGGTGGACGACCATGAATTGACGGGGGTGCACATCCCGCTGCGGGGAACGGCCGGGATCATCCAGGCCCAGATCGGGCCACTGCGCCGCTGTGTGGACAATCTGATTGCCAATGCGCTGCGCTACGGCGGCGGGGCCGAGGTGTTGCTGGAAGAAAGCCCGCTGGGCGTGCGCATCACCGTGCGCGACCATGGCCCCGGCCTGCCCGATGCGGCGCTGCGGCAGGTGATGCAGCCTTTTGTGCGCATGGAAGCATCGCGCCACCGCCACCACGGCGGGGTGGGGCTGGGCCTGTCGATTGCGCGCGATATTGCGCTGCGCCACCATGGCGAACTGCGCCTGCACAACGCCCACGACGGCGGCCTGTGCGCCGTGCTGGAGCTGCCCTACAGCCAGCCGTAGCCGTGATGCGCCCGCTTCTGCAGCTGCTTCTGTCGTAGCTGCGTGCAGGCGGGAATATCCACGGTTGGCGCGCTGTGTATGCCACCGCTTGTGTTTTTCAGGCCGGCAGGCATATTCAGGGGGCATGTGGAAAATAAGCCTTGCTGCATTATCTGGTGGCTAAAAGATGGGTGCCGAAAATCGGCGCCAGTTTTCGTCCGGCTGCCACCGCGTAAATAGCAGAAGTGACATATTGTTTCAGTCTGCCTACAAAAAACGGGCTTTGTAGGTGTCTTGCGGTGCTTGTGTACGTGGTTGCGTACGTAAAGAGTGAAAAAAGTATAAAAAAACTGCTTAAGTTTTCACCGCAAGTGCCGAGGGGTGCCTACACTCGCAGTCAAAACGACCACAATTATTTTGACTCAGCACGGTTTGCCTATGCACCATATTCTGGTGGTGGATGACGACGAGGAAATCACCGCATTACTCACGCAATATCTCACCCGTTTCGGTTATGCCACTTATGCGGCCTGCGACGGAGATTCCATGCGTGCCCAGCTGGCTGCCCAGCCCATCGACCTGGTGGTGCTGGATGTCATGCTGCCGGGCGTGGACGGAATCCGGCTGGCCAAGGAGCTGCGCTCGCACTCCCAGTTGCCCATCATCATGCTGACCGCCCGCTCCAACCCCTTTGACTGTGTGCTGGGGCTGGAGCTGGGGGCCAACGATTACATGGGCAAGCCCTTCGAGCCCCGTGAACTGGTGGCACGCATCCAGAACGTGCTGCGGAACTCGGCCGCCGCGGTGGCTGCGGCGATCAAGCCGGTGACCTTGCCTCCGGATCTGCTCGAGGTGGTGCAGTTCGATGGCTGGCAGCTCTTCACCATGGAGCGCCACCTGGTGTCGCCCGACGGGGTGGTGGTGCCGCTGTCGGGGGCCGAGCTGCGCTTGCTGTGCACTTTTTTGCGCACCCCCCGGCGGGTCTGCAGCCGGGACAAGCTGATGGAGCAAGCCCATGGGCGCACGATGGCGGCGTTCGAGCGCAGCATCGACCTGCTGGTATCGCGCCTGCGCAGCAAGCTCGGCGACGATCCCCGTTCGCCCACGCTGCTCAAGACCGTGCGCGGCGTGGGCTATGTGCTGGAGGTGCAGCACGTCCAGGGCCATCCGGTCTGGCAGCGCTGACCAGGTTGGCGGAGCGTCTTCTTGGTCTCAGCTCAGGCCTAGCAGGGCGGTCTTGAGCTGCGGATCGTCCGCCTGCTCGCCCAGCCAGAAGTTGAGCAAGGTGTTGTAGAAGGCAATGTCCTGCATCGGTTGCACCACGCGGCGGCGGTTGTGCTCCACCACCGTGCCGGTTCCCGGAATCCAGTCCAGGGTCAGCAGGTCGCCGCTGCGCAGCCCGGACGGCAGGTGCGCCAGGGCCTGGCTCAGGCCGTTCATCTGCTCGGCCACGCGGGCATCCATCTGGGCGATGTCCTTGGCCAGCTTGTCCAGCACGGCTTCCTCGAACTCCTTGGCCGAGATGTCGCGCATCAGCCGGATCACCAGGCGGCGCGGACCATCGCTGGAGAGCACGGCTTCGGTGGTGCGCCGCTGGTCACGCAGGTACAGACCCACCGTGTAGACCTTGAAGAGCAGGCGCTTGCTGATGCCTGCGCCGTTGAGCTGCAGCTGCTGTCCCGCCACCTGGGCGGACGCGCCGATCAGGGCAGGCTCCGCTTCGGCGGCGCGCACCAGGCTGGGCAGGCAACTGGCCACACAGGAGGCGATGGCCAGTGCAGTCTTGAATGGAGTGGGCATGGTGATCTCCTTGCAAAGACAGGTGCAGCATCCGGCACTGCTGCGGGTCAAAAAAAGGGGACGCCGGCAGGGAAAAACCGCGTGGCGATTACCAGATGGCCAGGGTGTTGGTGAGTACCCGCTGCAGCCAGGTGCGTTGACCGGCTTCCGAGACATCGCCCCGACCGACCACTTCCATCTTGGCGTTGATGACGTCGGACGAGGCCACGATGTTCTGGGGACGGAAGTCGCGTGGGTCGACGACACCGGAGAAGCGCAGGGTCTTGGCGTCGCCGTTCATGGCGATGCTGCGCTCGCCCGCCACCACCAGGTGGCCATTGGGCAGCACGTTGATGACCGAGGCCGCAATCTGTCCGGTGAAGTTGCTGGAATTGCTGGAGCTGCCGTCACCGCTGAAGGAATCGCTGCCGGAGGCCTGGGCGTCCAGATTCAGGATGGAGCCCAGAAAGCCGGTACCCGAATTGCTGCCTGGGCCCTTGTTGGCCATGGCGTTCTGGCGGCTGGCGTCGGTCTTGGCCTTGCTGGTGGCGCTCATGGACTCGGCGATCTCGATCTTCAGCGAATCCCCGACATTGCGCGGCCGGGCACGGCCGTTGAATGGGCTGGTGAAGGTGTTGTTGTTGAAAAGGCTGCCGGTGTTGACGCGCTCGATATTGGCCATGCGCGGCATGGCGGCCACGGCAACCGGGCTGTTGACGATGGAGGGGTCGCGCGTCACGCAGCCGGTCAGCATGCCTGCGCACAAGGCGGCAGAGGCCAGAAACAATGGGCGGAAAGGCATGGGCATCGGAATCTCCTGCGAAATCGGAAGAAAGGGGAATCAGTCTTGGTAGCCGGTGACCAGGGCGGTCACGACCGGGCTGACCTTGGTGCGGGTGCTGGTCCACTGGCCGCGTGACAGATAGGGGTCCAGCTGGAACTGGCTGCTGGAGATCAGCTCGCCTTCCTTGGAGCGCAGGGCCAGTTGCACCGAGGTCACATAGGGGCGGAAGTCCCCCGTGAAGGGCGGGCGGCCCCAGTCGAAGTAGGCGGTGTACTCCAGCCAGACATTGCACAGGCGTGCCGCGGGGGCGGTGTCATACACCTTGCTGTCGATGCCGTGCTTCTGCAGTTCGGCCTGCAGGGCCGGCACCAGGTCGGGCACCTGCGTCTGGGGGTTGTACTCAATGCACACGCTGTTCAGCGGGGTGCGCAGGTTGTAGAGCGTGTTGGATGCCGAGGGGGGCGACAGCGCCACGGCGCTGTTGGCGACGACGGCGGCGGCCTTGGTCAGTTCCCACAAGGGTTCGACGGTGATGATGGCGCAGCCGGTTTGCAGTGCGCAGGCTGCAATGCCCAGGGTGGTGAGCAGAGGGGTAGGGATTCGCATGATGGGGCGTCCTGCAGTCTGTATTCAGACCAGTTCGTTGAGAAGGGCGCGTACCGCCGAATTGCCCAGGGCCACATAGGAGGCCACGTTGCGCGAGCCGGAGCCCACTACATCCAGCACCGTTTCGGCGCCGTCGGTCACCGCGCCTGCCACGGTGGAAGCCATCTCCACGGTGTCATCCCAGAGATCGGCCACGCCGGACGCCGTCGATTCCACCGACTGGGCCACGCTGGTGGCCGCCGAGCCCAGGGAGTTGGCGACGCTGGACGCGGTGGACTCCACGGTCTGGGCCAGGCTCACGATGGCGTCCAGGCCGTCTTCTGCCAGCCCGGCAATGCCGTCTCCCAGATCGCTCACCCCTTCCACGGTGCTGTCGATGCCCGCTTCCAGCCATTCCAGACCGGTGTGGCCTGCTTCGCTGAGCAGGGCCAGGCTTTCGTTGCTGAAAGAGCAGATGGCGCTGGCAAAGTCGGACTCGCCCGCTTCCTGGGTGTCTGCCGCCACGCGGGGGCGCTTGGTGTTGGTCAGCGCAGCGAGAGAACTGGAGCCGCTGCCTGAAACAGATGTGATGTCGCTCATCGCAATCTCCTTGAAAAGATGAGCGAATATTAGGAGTGTGCTGATTGATTAAATAAGGCGATGAATGGGAGAAAATCAGGTCAAACTACAAATTGCATACAAATAATCAACAGTTTGGATACCAAATGCCAGAGGTAAGTATTATTTCGGCATGCGTTATGTACGTTATTTGAAATTATCAGGTGACGCTGTGCATACAAATTGCGATTGATGCCGTGGTATTGATTGTGGAGTTTTGTATATTTTATGTAGCCAGTTTGTGTGGATTTTGTATGGCGCCATTTATTCTGGAATGTTTGTGATACAAATGCGGTGTAGAAATGAAAAAGAAATGAAGACGACATGAATGCACTTCAGGCCATCCAGACGGTGCGTGGTGCCCTGCAGCTGGGCACTGCCGTGCACCAGAAGCGTTCACTGGGCGATGTGGT comes from the Comamonas terrigena NBRC 13299 genome and includes:
- a CDS encoding bestrophin family protein, producing the protein MIVRDRPTGFNLFLILRGSVLQRIRWVLCLNIVLAVLVTYAHGNLFDLKITVTPIPFTLIGLPLAIFLGFRNTTAYNRFWEGRKLWGELVICARTLSRQCQNFIRVPVVLDPRNRVGDVRVRMVHRAIAHAHALRSQLRGHQDDGALERWLTAEEWFAMRNHPLNFRSDALMLANGHDLSDCLRKGWIDPVLAAQIDNTFTAMTAAAASCERIRHTPIPFSYMLLLHRTAYMYCFLLPFGLVDTTGFMTPFVVGIVAYTFFGLDALGDELEEPFGVESNDLPLDAFCRGIEISLCQSLGDPEPPQPLQPLEYRLT
- a CDS encoding acyl-CoA dehydrogenase family protein — its product is MDFNFSEDQQQLRDAVRRWVDKAYTFEHRRAAVKAGGFSRDTWAELADLGLTALTVPEAHGGLGLGAVDAMVVMEELGRGMVLEPLAQAFITGAVLGQFAPEAVQAQWLPRVAAGESIVVLAQQERRARYRLDRCEAQATRNGAGYAVTARKSIVPIGDKADAFLVPALLDGQQALFLVEASAEGVSTQGYGTQDGSRAAELQCNGSPATLVTTDGLSALELAVDVGSASVCAEAVGVMEQALLTTADYLNQRKQFGVAIASFQALRHRSADMKMQLELGRSMSYYASLQLGQPAETRRRSIARARVQLGQSMRYVGQQAVQLHGGIGVTDEYIISHHFKKLTQLEMTYGDSLHHLGEVSARMRETAGVME
- a CDS encoding acyl-CoA dehydrogenase family protein; the encoded protein is MDLAFTPEEQAFREEVRAWIHEHLDPAAARKVREGLRLTRDDIQGWAKTLGKKGWLAYGWPKEFGGPGWTAVQKHLFAEELAKAGAPSIVPFGPVMVAPVIQAFGTPAQQQRFLPGIASGEVWWSQGYSEPGSGSDLASVKTRAERQGDFYIVNGQKTWTTLGQHGDWMFNLVRTSNEGKPQTGISFLLIDMKSPGVTVRPIKLLDGECEVNEVFFDNVKVPADQLIGEENKGWTYAKHLLAHERTNIADVNRAKRELERLKRVARAEGVWEDPRFRDQIALLEVDVVALEMLVLRVLSAEKSGKNPLDIAGLLKIKGSEIQQRYTELLMLAGGPYSLPLVYEAMEAGWQGDFPGGTVGLAPLASSYFNMRKTTIYGGSNEVQRNIVAQTVLG
- a CDS encoding YceH family protein, yielding MPFDHRAQPLSPHAARVLATLMEKARTVPDSYPLTVNSLQSGCNQKTSRAPVMQLSEGDIQAALDELRQRHLVMEASGQRATRWEHNFERVVGVPSQASAILGLLMLRGPQTAGELRINTERWHRFADIGSVEAFLEELRDRSEEKGGPLVVLLPRAPGAREARWAHLLCGEVDVSALAAASEAGSAAPSDGATAQRLAALEAEVALLRATVQQLCSALGVEAPVPHSGMDSAEQNPPAEI
- the purN gene encoding phosphoribosylglycinamide formyltransferase, producing the protein MKNIVILISGGGSNMAAIVRAAQQQEWARRLDARVAAVISNKADAQGLVFAREHGIATAVLNHKDFDSREAFDAALAQQIDSHEPALVVLAGFMRILTPGFVNHFAGRLLNIHPSLLPAFPGLHTHQRAIEAGCKFAGATVHQVTAELDVGPILDQAVVPVLPEDTPQTLAARVLTQEHIIYPRAVAHFLRHL
- the xopAW gene encoding XopAW family type III secretion system calcium-binding effector, producing the protein MTSISSLGSSNAWSSAIQSQRSQQSAKLAEKLSANFDADGDGSLNETELQSLMDDIGSRTGQSGGSSAKDLLSSSDSNGDGSLSTDELEAALPSMLPPPRSTMDFAQSHGAGQSDDLFSKVDSDGSGDVSSDELTALLQKMNGQESVSEEDAAALFSQLDSDDDGSLSQAEFDAARPQNAGGMPPPPPAQASASMESDSDSTGTAAASGVGGAGGAGGSTTTVYDELDTNEDGTVSLAERLAGAAEDAADAALNVVDQLKQSAESWTQNARNALLATAHRAYQAASGEPAAARSTYSYTV
- a CDS encoding response regulator is translated as MYRILVVDDDEEITTLLSQYMERFGFEVHVASDGASMHSQLKAHAIDLVVMDVMLPGVDGLTLARLLRQQSQMPIIMLTARAESYDCVVGLELGADDYMGKPFEPRELVARIHSVMRRQATAQADTSQAANVRFDAWTLQRLERQVVDPQGTVVPLSYAEYRLLCTLLEAPRRVFSREQLLEQARGRSMDSLDRSVDLLISRLRHKLGEDGPSLIKTVRGAGYMLDARQIQACVA
- a CDS encoding ATP-binding protein, which gives rise to MSPVSAPAADGQGPAAAPSVAPPALGWADRLRRLLQRLRRGPDTLFGRLACLLAVVVVASHLLALSLMFELRGPPPPPPQPPMPPQQVQGETLSNPITVTNEKSYVVRRGLPLQLQPEGRPLPPQKEPQRSLWAFVLDVGFRLSALLIATWFGARWLATPMLRLAAAARELGGNINRPPLPETGTVECREASRVFNQMQDRIRQQLQDRDRLVAAVSHDLRTPLTRLRLRAELLDDHHTNLEFQRDIAEMDAMIQDTLDYLRGQAQATPMVRVQVQALLESVVDDHELTGVHIPLRGTAGIIQAQIGPLRRCVDNLIANALRYGGGAEVLLEESPLGVRITVRDHGPGLPDAALRQVMQPFVRMEASRHRHHGGVGLGLSIARDIALRHHGELRLHNAHDGGLCAVLELPYSQP
- a CDS encoding response regulator, with amino-acid sequence MHHILVVDDDEEITALLTQYLTRFGYATYAACDGDSMRAQLAAQPIDLVVLDVMLPGVDGIRLAKELRSHSQLPIIMLTARSNPFDCVLGLELGANDYMGKPFEPRELVARIQNVLRNSAAAVAAAIKPVTLPPDLLEVVQFDGWQLFTMERHLVSPDGVVVPLSGAELRLLCTFLRTPRRVCSRDKLMEQAHGRTMAAFERSIDLLVSRLRSKLGDDPRSPTLLKTVRGVGYVLEVQHVQGHPVWQR
- a CDS encoding chalcone isomerase family protein; translated protein: MPTPFKTALAIASCVASCLPSLVRAAEAEPALIGASAQVAGQQLQLNGAGISKRLLFKVYTVGLYLRDQRRTTEAVLSSDGPRRLVIRLMRDISAKEFEEAVLDKLAKDIAQMDARVAEQMNGLSQALAHLPSGLRSGDLLTLDWIPGTGTVVEHNRRRVVQPMQDIAFYNTLLNFWLGEQADDPQLKTALLGLS